DNA sequence from the Vicia villosa cultivar HV-30 ecotype Madison, WI linkage group LG3, Vvil1.0, whole genome shotgun sequence genome:
GCATGTGTCAGTGGTAGAGTAGCGTATTATCCTTAGATATTGATTTatgattcctttattttattttgaaaaaaattacccTATTTTTCGAAAGGTGTGCTTTGATACACGAAGAATACACATTTCATTGTAGGGAGTCTCCAAAATTCAAATATCAACATGAATTTGTTATGGGTGTTTTGTTTGTTATATTTCGGAGGGCAAGAGTATCTGAGAAAAAATAGACGCATGTGAATTTATTGATTGATCCACATTACGAAATATCAACATTTAGATTAACATATGTTATGGTGTACAAACAGGGTAGGGTGGAGACATGCATGTGTAGACTTGATTGAAAAATTTCCACTTGTAGGACCGGAAACTAAAGGTATGAGAACATATTGTTAAGCTATGAACACAATTTTTAAGATAATTGGTTTTTTCTTCCAAACAGAAATTGTTATCCGGCTGCCTTCAATTTCTAAGTAatcttttaaattatatttatatctagttaaaatttaataattgattattaccgTCCAAATGAGAGAATATTAAATTAACTATATGAAAATATAATTGATAGTATTAAACAATAGTTAATTGATGATTACATGTTAGTTTTTGTCTTCTAATGGACAAAGATGAATTTTCTTTTTATGCTAAGTTCGATGAGAAGTCTCTCTTCTAagctgtttatttattttatcgccATCTTTTAACAACTCCCAAAATGATACTGCACCATATTTTAACAAATGAACCAAATATAGTTTATACATAAGTATCTGGAACTGATTTTGAAAGAGACAAGTTCTAAAATCTTTTACCAACATATCATGTTTAtagaaaataaatcctaatatACCATCAATTTCACTTTATTTCCTAATATAccatcatttcaaacaaaaaaaaattctgCATAGAACCTCCGCCATTTGAATGGGCGGAGCCTTTACTTTGTATAGAACATCCGCCCAATGGATGGGCGGAGCTAtgcaattttctttaaaaaaaaaaatcaaagtttaCACGCTTCCGCCAATGCATTGGGCGGAGCCTCTTATATTTTACACACCTCCGCCCATTCAATTGGCGGAGGttctataataataaaaaaaaagtttgaaaagatgGTACATTGAGAATTGTGTTGAAAAGTGTGGTATATTGGGTAATAACTTCTAAAAAGATGGTACAACAATAAAAAATTCCAAGTTCTACAGGGACCACGAGTGTTCATGTTACACACATTGGATCAACATTTATGGATGAAATTCACATCACATACACATCTTCCATCTTTAGAATCAAGATCATTCTAAGACTTTTGTTTCTTAGATTTCTTTTTTGATGGTTGTTCTGATGACCCTATAATATATGCCTCAGCATTTATATTTTCTTCAGATTTGCGCTTCCCAAACTTCTTTGATTTTTCCTGTGGAGGAACCACTTTGCATAAGTGAGATAACTATCCATTGAAGATAAACTAACAGTTTGACAAAGCAAACTTGTAATAACAATAAGAAAAATTGTCATGCCAAATGAAAATACAAATATAACTTGGTACCTTTAAGGACATTGCCATTTCAGCAACATTATTATTGGCATCCTCGGAATTAGTCACCACCGGCTTTGCAGGCTCCTAAAGAGTACAAATAGAAGTTTGGTAAAATAAAACGAAGGAAATTaggcatcaaattattttttgtgAAAATGTAGAGAAGAGCAATAGAAGACCTTGGGTGGGATAAAGGACTCGTCtcgttttcttttgttttcggcGGTTTTTTCCGCCTGCTTCTCCTGCCTCTCTTGCCATTTCTTTTTGGATTTCTTTTTGTCGCTAATGAAGTATTCCCCGGTTTCTAATTCTATATCAACCTGAAATATCACATAAATTACGAAGGACGCCTTAGAATTTATTTCATGaataaacaaagaaaatattttatagaagaGGGGACTGCCGAGGAGAAAATGGTTGTCTCACCTTACTGGGTTGTTGAGGAGGAGGGAAAGGAGTATATGGCTTCTTCTGTTTGGTGCTAACCTTCTTTTGCTTTACATTTTTCCTGAAAAGAGAAACGAAGCATCAACAAAATTGAAGTAGAGGGTTCATACTCTGAATATACAAATTATCAAATAATTAAAGTCATACTTGTTAAACTTTGGAAGAAACCTATCCCAGTTCTCTTGGGCAAGTGCTGGATCTTTTTCAAGTTCCTTCTTCATCATAAGAATCTGACAAAGTGAAAAGAAATAAGATATTTTCTAcaccaaaaatataaaataaactgaaGAAAATGCACATTTATAAACCTTAATATTGTAGACAGGGTGCATTTTATTCAGCATGCATTCCTCAACAATTCTTCTGACTTGTTTCAAACCTTTGTATGAACCCATCACAGAAACCGTGTTTCCCTGTGAAATTACAAGCACAATTAGAAACACTCATTCGGGACTCGACCAAAATCATAGTGCAAGTATATATCCAGTCTTTTGAATCTGAAGCAACAATTAATATTACCTGGACGAGAATGTAACAGCCCGAGAGTATTTCGAGAGCCTGCACCGTTGTAGTTGGAGAAAAGTGAGAGACAAAGCTTAAGTAACCAGAGGTATGCgaacaaaataataatagaaatggAAACCAAGCCAACCACCAGTGCTAAAAAAAACAAATCTACACAAAATCACCAGTGCTAAAAAGCAAATCTACACAAAACACACCTTCAAAGTGGAAGAATTGGGACCCACAAGATGCTGTCTTCTTTTTACGAAACGCTCCTGCAGTCAAATATCAATGGAGGCTTCTTACCATCAGACTAAATTGAAATGTTTCTTTTCTGAAAACTATAAGACGATAAACAAAATCTATATGAGCATATATATGCATAATAAATAATAAGTTCAAACTTCAAAGAGCTGATTGGAgcatggaaaaaaaaaaaaaaacttcttcgTTTGATGGTTCTTTTTGGTACAATTTTAGGGTATCCAGTACTTTATCAAAGAATGTTCCTGAGAGTGTGTAGTGAATTTCAAtgcaattaaaaaataataattgaattaacTAGCTATAGCCTATAATTGATATTCTATgactaaaacaaaacaaagaaaatcacAAAGGAGGAAGGGAGGCCAAAAGAAAATCATAAAAGTAAAGAACCAGCAAGATGAATGTTCAgagtaacaaaaaaaaacatttgcaTAACAAACCCCACAAGTCAAGAAAGTACAGTCAACTAAAATCAGAGAGCTCATTGAAGTTACCTTGTTGCGAACCATCCCGCTAATTTTAATGATGTCGCATTGCATTTCATCGTCAAGTATTTTAATTGCCTGAGAAACACAATCAACATACAAACACATAAATCAACAAACTATTTCATATATCATATAAATAATTGGAGATGGTTTATATTTAGAGTTaaatttaaatatgttttaagcCCCTATAAAATAATTTCCCTATAAAAAACCTGTATAATAATCTCTTCAAAATTAATTGCATTTGcatacaaaattatcatcaaTGTTTAGTCTTGAATTAAACAATTGAGGAAATAACATCTTCATCTTCGTTTAGTCCTGATGTCAACAAATTGGAGTTTGTACACCAAAGAAAATATTGGAAAGACTAAACCGGATAAGATGATATTTTGTAGAGACTATGACCCTGTTTGGGTCTCAGCAACAAAAAAAACATGGTTTGATAAACATCTTAATTAAGTGCTTATAGTATAAGCTCTTATCATATAATTGCTTATTTTAAGCTACTTCAATAACAAAAGATAAACTAAAGTCAAATTAATTTCATATAACAtataaactgttttcataacTTATCCTATAGTGCTTATAGAAATAAGttgtttttagatgttttataggCTCTCTAAACAGTAGGCTAGTAGATAATCTCAAATGAGTCAATCCAAATGAACCCCAAAAAGATACTTAACCATATAATCAATCTACTATAGTTAAACCAAAATTACAATAACCTGAGGAGCGGGTACACTCCGAGAAAGAAGTCTGATAAGATCCCTAGCTTTAACAATAATATACGGATCCTTAGTCTTTCTGGTTGTTGAAACTGTCATCGAACCCTCAACCTACGAATTGCGAATGGAATAAACAGAGTAAACATTATGTGGAATTAATCAATTAGAGATTCATAATGCATGAAGCAAAATAACAACATCACTTGCTTATTTTATATACCAAGTTGAGTTCGGCAGAGATGGCGAATTCTTTGAGTGCGGATTTAACGAGTGGCCAGGCTTCTTGGAGATACTTTTCGCGGTATTGAGGGAACAGGGTGGAGAAGGAACTGACTTCAAGCATTCCACCTTCATTCCATGATGGATCAAACTTCTCGACCTTCCAGCGGTCGATGTTGGGATCATCGTCCCATGGTTTGGGTTTATCGTGTTTccctttcttcttctctctcaCTACTTCGTTGGTTACTTCGTGTTCGTCCATTGCTGTTTCTGTACCTGCTGATTACGTTAAGGTGGATTGGTTAGGCACCAAATTACGTAAATGATGCATTATGCAGGCCTCGCCGGTTCATCCAGAGGTATAGACATTCATATGAGAAAAAGAGCAGAAAATAGTTAAAGTCAATTGGGGGAGAGGGTGAAATAGAGTTGAAAACAGAGGTCGTGAACGTACCTTTCCGATTGGGTTACGAGCTGAGATGTAAGACGGTAAAGACGGAGGTTTGTAAATTCGCCGGTGATGGTGGTCAGAACGCGGAAGACGGTGGTTGTACAGAGGGCCACGAGCGAAAATGTGCAGAATTAGGTTTAGTGCTCAACTCTTTCTTTGCAAATGAAATATGAGATGGGCCACAAGAACGTCTGGCCCAAATTTGTAAAATAAGAGAATTGCTTAGAGAATTTCTTAACACATCCTTCGTTTTTCTAGCGCACCGTACGAAAATACATAAATGCTTTAAGTTATCGAAAATGAATTTTCGAAAACACCATAAGTCAGATTTTTGATGGCCaatatttttgaattaatcagaAATGCATTTACGGGAGGGATCTATAGTTGTATTTTTGAAAGCACCCCAAATACAAATCATAGTTTAGCCTAAGAAACCTCATATGTCACGCAGAAATTAACCGAAAATGCACTTAAGGGAGGGGTCCGTAAATGCATTTTCGGAATATGTTGACACAAATACGCGCGCTAGTCTCTTCCCCTTCCTCACTTCCAGAAACACATTAAAAAAAGCCTCAAAACTCCACCTACTCCTTTGTGCGAAAATCTCATCATGGATCAATAAATAACAATTAAGCATCATCTAACATCAGTGTTGAAGCTTCATCAACCAACAAGAGTCAGATTTTGAAGTGAAATTGTAAGTGTTTTTTTAGTTAATGTAAATGCATTTAGAAATTTAGTTTTAGGTTGGATAATTGAAATGTTTTTAGTGTTTGCAAGCTTATAAGTATGATTAAACATTTTAGTAAGGTTTTTTTCCAATCAATGAACATTTTTTTGAGGTCTTAGTAGCCTGAGCTCAGCCGTTGACGAAGCAAAAAGTTACAGGTCTTACCGGAGATACATTTTCGATTTTGTTCAACGTTTACATAAAAACCAGAAATACATCTACGGTTTTAGTATGTCTGTATTTTTTCCCATTTTTTTAAACAAGACTCTTTAGGTAACGTTTGTTTCGTACTTGTACATGAGTTATGGGTGAAAGACCATCTAGGTTGAGACACGGCAGGCTTGCACAGTATGCTTCAGTTCAAAGGAAAGGAGTCAAGCATCCAATGGTCCTTCTACCTCTGGACATATTATGGCAGAGCCAATTACAAATTTTGGTGTTCACGCTTCTCCACCTTCTTCGTCCTCCCGCAGCAAGCGAAGTTCTCCTACTCGTCCTCCCCCTCCTCCATCTTCCTGTAGACGCACTGCTTCACCTATGGTATTTGAGGCAGGAGAGACATCACACTCTCAACCGACACCTTAGCCCACACAGTCGGTGTCTGATGCATCTCAGCCTCAGTCTAAGCCACAACCTACATCTCAGCCTCAATCCCAACCACAATCTGCATCACAATCTCAATCACAACCGACATCTAAGGCCCAGACAGACGGGGCCGCACCTGCGAAACCTCAAGGTTTTGGAGGA
Encoded proteins:
- the LOC131655811 gene encoding KRR1 small subunit processome component homolog, whose amino-acid sequence is MDEHEVTNEVVREKKKGKHDKPKPWDDDPNIDRWKVEKFDPSWNEGGMLEVSSFSTLFPQYREKYLQEAWPLVKSALKEFAISAELNLVEGSMTVSTTRKTKDPYIIVKARDLIRLLSRSVPAPQAIKILDDEMQCDIIKISGMVRNKERFVKRRQHLVGPNSSTLKALEILSGCYILVQGNTVSVMGSYKGLKQVRRIVEECMLNKMHPVYNIKILMMKKELEKDPALAQENWDRFLPKFNKKNVKQKKVSTKQKKPYTPFPPPQQPSKVDIELETGEYFISDKKKSKKKWQERQEKQAEKTAENKRKRDESFIPPKEPAKPVVTNSEDANNNVAEMAMSLKEKSKKFGKRKSEENINAEAYIIGSSEQPSKKKSKKQKS